The following coding sequences are from one Rutidosis leptorrhynchoides isolate AG116_Rl617_1_P2 chromosome 11, CSIRO_AGI_Rlap_v1, whole genome shotgun sequence window:
- the LOC139875851 gene encoding uncharacterized mitochondrial protein AtMg00810-like yields MKELGSLSYFLGVVVTCTENGLFLSQASYAQEILNRAGMGTCNTVKTLVDTNGKLSSNSGVPYSQPSEFRSLVGALQYLTFTRPDISYTVQQIFLHMHDPKESHMHAIRRILRYIRGTISHGLQLSKTSLSSLVSYTDADWGGCPNTRRSTSGYCVFLGGNLVSWSAKRQPTVSRSSVEAEYRGIANVVSESCWLHNILLEIRCPISKATIVFCDNVSAIFLSGNPVKHQRTKHIEMDIHFVREKVARGQVRVLHVPTQFQIADIFTKGLPLVLFEAFRDSLNVRPLSRSN; encoded by the coding sequence ATGAAGGAACTTGGCTCGCTTAGCTACTTCTTAGGTGTTGTTGTCACCTGTACGGAAAATGGTTTATTCTTGAGTCAGGCTTCTTATGCGCAAGAAATCTTAAACCGGGCTGGTATGGGTACTTGTAACACTGTTAAGACACTTGTTGATACAAATGGAAAATTGAGCTCGAATTCTGGTGTACCATACTCGCAACCTTCTGAATTTCGTAGTCTCGTCGGTGCTTTACAGTACTTAACGTTCACCCGACCTGATATTTCTTACACTGTCCAACAGATTTTCCTACATATGCATGACCCAAAGGAGTCTCACATGCATGCTATTCGTCGTATATTAAGGTATATTCGCGGGACTATATCTCATGGTTTGCAGTTATCTAAGACATCACTGTCTTCTCTCGTCTCCTATACTGATGCTGATTGGGGTGGTTGTCCTAACACACGTCGTTCGACGTCAGGTTATTGTGTTTTCTTGGGTGGCAATTTAGTGTCTTGGTCCGCCAAACGACAGCCAACAGTTTCTCGTTCAAGTGTTGAAGCTGAATATCGTGGTATTGCAAATGTGGTTTCCGAATCATGTTGGTTGCACAACATTCTACTCGAGATTCGATGTCCCATATCCAAAGCAACTATAGTATTTTGTGACAATGTGAGTGCTATTTTTCTTTCAGGTAATCCAGTAAAACATCAGCGAACAAAGCACATCGAAATGGATATTCATTTTGTTCGAGAAAAAGTAGCTCGTGGTCAAGTCCGTGTTCTGCACGTCCCAACTCAGTTTCAAATTGCAGATATCTTTACCAAAGGGCTTCCACTTGTATTGTTTGAAGCTTTTCGTGACAGTTTGAACGTCCGTCCCCTCTCTCGCTCAAACTGA